In Brienomyrus brachyistius isolate T26 chromosome 2, BBRACH_0.4, whole genome shotgun sequence, the genomic window TAAATTTATTTTACGTAATTGTTTCTATAATGTACAAATAATGTCTCTTAGGTTTTGATTATTCAGACACACCTTTGTATTGCAGCTTTGCCTAATTGTGCTTGcggttttaataataaataatttcaaaacTGTTTTCCCTGCTGCTGCGAGGTGTGTACCGAACCATGAATTTTGTGTACCATTACAGCCTTAGTGTCCTTCTTGACACCTGTGCTAAGCAGCCACAAAAGAATAGGGATACCTTCAAAAGCAGTGGATGATCTTATATTCTTGTATTGTCTGAAATTGCCTGATGTCCTTTTGTGCACTCGAATTGTTGGCATGGATGTCACAGGTAGTTGTTTTGGCGGTGAGGTATTGTATTGAGTAGCCTCCCTCTGCTGTAATGTCTGCTGAAGTATAAGGACTGGCTTATTTATGTGAGCCTGGGATACGGTTACATAACAGGAAGTCCACAATGAAGAATGTGTCACAATGTTGACTAGTAACACAGCGATACATGTCAGGGAATCTCAttccgcctcccccccccccccctcccaaatccCACGATCCTCCCTGTCATAACACAGTCTACCTAATCACTCTCTGATTTGTTACCCTCCTACCACTGATTCTCATGGTTGTCTTCTGCTGTACCCCAAAGCGGAAGGGTGTGCTTATTGCTAACAAAGTGAGCGAAAGACAAAGAGCAAGAGTTATACAATGACTGACTGCTTCACTAATGCACATGCTAGCATCAAGGGTGGGACATCATTATCAATAAAGATGAGTGTGAACCTGCAGTGGGCATTTCATGGTAGAATTGGGGTCCACTTCACAGCGGGCTCGTAGAAGAGGTTGCCAGTCGCTTTCCCAGATAAATCCTGAAACACAAAGACCGAAAGTTGTTTGCATTTTCACATACTCAGTCTTGTGACTGAAACTTCATACAGAAGTCAGTGTCGCAATTCAGTTCACTATGGAGTGACTCATCAGCTCTGTCTgaatgtcagttttttttttctagtctGCAGTATATCTGCATTCAATGTCAGTGATTACAGTGCAAACCCACTTACAGTGAGATCTGTCTCACCCCACTGCAGAAGCACTTACAATCTCACTGGCCCCACTGTGCTTACAGAGAGTGATATGCTCACCCCACCGCCAGTGTGAGCAGGTGTGAGGTCACCAGGGATGGTATGAACAGGAGGAAGACCTCAGAGGAGAAGAAGCCCCACTTCATCGCCCCGCTCTTCCCCACCCCGAGAGAACATGAGCGCTTTGGCTGCTGAAACATCAATTTTCTGTTGGGGAGAGAGACAACAAGATTAGAGAGAAAGGAATGTGCAAAAATAGAGTGAGAAGAAGAGAAATTGagggaaaaacacaaaacagctgttaaaatgtccaaagtccaTCATCCCTCAATCCATCTTAAAACTGCTCATTCTAATTAtggtgatgggggtgggggaaggTAATTATCATTAGAGTTTAATTTTAGAATAAATTTATATTGAAGGGCTTAAGACACTAGAGCACTTTAAAGTTTAAAACCCAGTGGATGGATCTGCCGCtgttacatacagtactgtgcaaaagtcttaggtagtCTAACATAATGATGTTGAAATGATCTTTGTGTTCACGTAAAACTATGACATTACTGtacgtctgtcaaagtgtgttaccTTGGCCAGggatggattacggaccgggccagcgaggccgctgcccaggggcccttggggtgcagggggcctgtggggcccctagtccaaaacaatttgcaacgcttatcaacaatgtattttcgtttgtctattttagagggcctacattctttgatcctctgcctacaagggcccctgaccctatagggagggcatttggctgccaagggcccttgaattgtggtgctggtggggggggggggacgttttgcccaggggcccacacaacccataatccgtccctgacctTGGCTGTTTCAAAACTTGTCCTAAAGTCACCTCAGCGTGTGCTGCAAACCGCAAATACACCCAAGTATTTTTTGACTGGACCACTGGCACACCTcgtatggctaatcaatacttcATTAACTACACTACTTCAAAAAACTaatttcattaattaatcaagtgagtgggtggtgaaatttaatgaatacatgggatggctgaggtgcccctgaggagaggcttgggaactgaagcagtgtccatctagccatccagcaaGATATCAGAGACTCTTTGGAaaactttgaaaaaaaaatgttagtttttgtgttactcttaatattcatatgttctaatgttaagttgtgttttttgttctgagcacatATGCCATTACTACTCAGATTCCctctgactgcctaagacttttgcacagtactgtatgcacTTGTGTTAAGGAACACATGTCTTATAATaaaatttatccatccatcagtccttccatcttctaaccatgtATCCTGTGCAGAACCATGGGgggcctggaacctatcccaagcagcacagggcacaaggctgggggtaCATCCTGGGGGCATAACAGTTGGTAAGAAAATGAATAATCTAAACCAGggatctccaactccggtccaggagagctactatccagtaggttttctgtcccatTTGGCTTCTaatgagtcacacctgttcctggtatttacctgagatcaggtgtggctcatcagaagccaggtatgatagaaaacctactggagggcagctctccaggaccggaattgGAGACCCCAGATCTAAACTGTAATTGTGTTTACTATAACAGAGCCAATTAATATGTAGATTATTCACTGCCAGCCAAAAAAGGTGGTGGAAAAGAAGGGGAATGCAGTGTGAAAACAGCACTGAACAAATACAGCAGCTAACAGTATAGCAGCAAACACTTGCTTGGCCCGGTGATCTGGGCCACAGCCAGAAAGGCACGTGTGCTTACTTGGGGGGCTGATTTTCAGGTCGACTGGACCACTGCCACACCCACTCTGCGCTGCTGCATCGTCTGCACTGGTGCCAGTCTTCCGGCTTCCATAACGAAACAAGTGAAAAAACATGATTGATTATGTTGCCTATTCCCCAGAACTTAGGGCACTTCAAGCATCTGTCCTTTCCCATACTGATCAGGTCCAAAGTGTGAGTCTCTGAGACCATTATTATGAGGTTGTCTATTTCAGTGCGAGAGGATGTGAGTGGGTTGCCTAATGCCGCAGTATGTGTACTTGCGACATGCAGTATAGTATGGTACAGAGTATGGTGCAGAATGTGTACTTGTGTCCTGCAGTATAGTGCAGTAGAGAGTATGGTGCAGCATGTCTATTTTTAACCTGCAGAATATCACAGTACACAGTATGTTGCAGCAGGTTTTTAACCTATAGAATATTATAGTAATTTCTTGGGACACTTGTTCAATTaagcaaaaatattttataatattaatattataaaaaaatatttataatattatacataatatataataatagtaTAACAAAAATCAATACTTTATTCATTAGTTTACAAAAAATATGTATCATATTAGAAAcaagttttagtttttttaagcaattttaagtaaaatattggtttcaactagtaataaattgaaacccaaTTATAGCTCTAAAAAGCTGTTCCGAGTTGaaaagttcattgacaagcagtttcattgggtgctttttaattagaaaCACCtttgaaataaaattaaaaaccaaacatttgtgtttagtatcccttAGGAAAGAGATGACTACAACTGCAACTAATAGCAGAATGACAATAACAAAATTGAATGAGTCAAACACATGTCCGTGCAgaagatatgtgcagatatattaaacattgcttgtcaattgacttttgttatgaaaccaataaatttgcaacatttttacagaaatacACGTGTGtgccaagactttctgtgagcggtGTATGTTTCTTAGTGACCTGTAGTACAGTGCAGTACGTTACCTGTAATATGCATTCGGTGACAGAATTTTCCTCGCTGGCTACCTGTGGGGTGGTTGTCTTCTGGGGAGACGCCTGAGAAGTGCTGCTGTAGCAGAGTtttgagaaaaaaacaaaataaaatcagtTTATTGGTTTTCAGATAAATATATGCCAGGTTGTTATATTAGTTCATACCATTCAGTGGAAAAAATGATACCGTTGTATCaacgaatgcattatgaatcagTACATCTTTATAGTGTATGCCTGCTACATATAAATTATTCCACTGCTCAACCAACATCTTATTCCAAAGTGGAAATCTAGTCCATTCACTCAGCTGAATATTTTATAGAAGGAGGCAgattctttttattaagcagtctttttattatttaaacacCTGTCAAGTTTAAttaaaactcattaaaacatttCTACACACTTTTCTGAGCCGTCTGCATGGGTGCTCCTCTCACACTCCAACTGTGCCTCAAGCAGGATCCTCTCTAGCTCCCCCTGCAGGAGAGATGAAGTGGTGCCCTGTGGACCAATCACACTGTCCCTGCGACTCGCCACCGCAGTAGTGCATCCATCCAGTTCCACCCATGATGCTAAGAGATAAAGGACAACCGGTACAGTTGGTAAAATAGAGATTTGGAAATCATTATGAAGAAAGTCTTTAAAAACACTGCAATATGAGCTGGATAGCTGTTCAATcggtaataataataagcagTTGGTATATCACTTGGCACCAGAGCCCCCACACCGTGACCCGTGCCCGCAAACCAATTCTGCCAGGCTGGAGGGCTACCCAGGATTAGCTCTTTCTTCTGCAACGCTTGGGAAACTATGACATCAAGTCATGTGCAGCATCAACTTAGACCCAAATACCAACATTTTATGAATTAACCGTTTCACTGGCATAGATAACGTGTAAAGGTGGATAAACATAACACACAACACTCATTAAGCTATACCCCTTAGTACATAATTGTCAGATTTGGCAATTGCTGCCACTCATCCAAATAACTACCAATCTGCATGTCTGTCTTTCTATGCATTTTAATTGCCACGGAAATGTGCAAAAGGTACAGATGAACTGATGATAGTATATAAAGGATATACTTGATATGCTTCATATGCTTTCATGGCACAAAAAAAGGTAACTGTTGAATAGCATAAAAGCATACAAATGATACAAACTGGCCAATGAATGACAATAATACAAGACAAATTGCAGGCACCGTCAAACAAAAGTAAAATTACACACCATAATGTTCATATTTATATTTCTCTGACGACAGCCACCTTGTCCTCTATTTCTCTCTTGCACATCCCTTATAGTGGAAGGGAGGATTCTAAAcactatttatccatccatccattttccaaaccacttatcctactgggtcgtggggggggggtctggagccgatcccggaagcaatgggcacgaggcagtgaacaacccaggatggggggccagcccatcgcagggcacactcacacaccattcacacctacgggcaatttagccaagtccaattagcctcagcatgtttttggactgtggggagaaaccggagtacccagaggaaaccccacgacgacatggggagaacatgcaaactccacacacatgtaacccaggcagagactcgaacccgggtcccagaggtgtgaggcaacagtgctaaccactgcaccaccatgctgcccccaaacACTATTTAAGAGAAGGTAATGAAGAGATGAAAGAAAGGGAGATGACTGGTGGGCCACAAGTTCAGTGTG contains:
- the zgc:73226 gene encoding BCL2/adenovirus E1B 19 kDa protein-interacting protein 3 isoform X1, yielding MLPCSPNNTDTLPVNESSSRYRTRSVCLRISLRQGRLTMSQTGSQSTEDEIQASWVELDGCTTAVASRRDSVIGPQGTTSSLLQGELERILLEAQLECERSTHADGSENSTSQASPQKTTTPQVASEENSVTECILQPEDWHQCRRCSSAEWVWQWSSRPENQPPKKLMFQQPKRSCSLGVGKSGAMKWGFFSSEVFLLFIPSLVTSHLLTLAVGIYLGKRLATSSTSPL
- the zgc:73226 gene encoding BCL2/adenovirus E1B 19 kDa protein-interacting protein 3 isoform X2, which translates into the protein MLPCSPNNTDTLPVNESSSRYRTRSVCLRISLRQGRLTMSQTGSQSTEDEIQASWVELDGCTTAVASRRDSVIGPQGTTSSLLQGELERILLEAQLECERSTHADGSENTSQASPQKTTTPQVASEENSVTECILQPEDWHQCRRCSSAEWVWQWSSRPENQPPKKLMFQQPKRSCSLGVGKSGAMKWGFFSSEVFLLFIPSLVTSHLLTLAVGIYLGKRLATSSTSPL
- the zgc:73226 gene encoding BCL2/adenovirus E1B 19 kDa protein-interacting protein 3 isoform X3, giving the protein MLPCSPNNTDTLPVNESSSRYRTRSVCLRISLRQGRLTMSQTGSQSTEDEIQASWVELDGCTTAVASRRDSVIGPQGTTSSLLQGELERILLEAQLECERSTHADGSENSTSQASPQKTTTPQVASEENSVTECILQPEDWHQCRRCSSAEWVWQWSSRPENQPPKKLMFQQPKRSCSLGVGKSGAMKWGFFSSEVFLLFIPSLVTSHLLTLAVG